One genomic window of Halorhabdus sp. CBA1104 includes the following:
- a CDS encoding DUF5787 family protein: MREYAFELALCGAIEDEETLVARQLGAHVQGRRIIDVVAIEPGPAVDRRAAITDGTIPSAAIEAPVGPGTARALRDVFPDRRPEQRGRLVERAVQAGFFERERVGGDPAVRQVCRYPERWFDRLVGIENKPDLDRPGDLQGQLQTDVSLGIFDAVVLATASHVTGAHRNRIPEEVGIWQFDPESGERDVLRDPTSLATDRTGIEILDRMPGQTDIRTVSPSEKARARRRLAERAYGKGWRTFDYPGCTRCVPGDGPTETAPYCEWAGRIVDPASECGPDCRGYESGECPPVDLTARRANASPWRPDPEGRTRRQAGLDRYE; encoded by the coding sequence CCGTCGCATCATCGATGTCGTCGCCATCGAGCCGGGGCCAGCCGTCGATCGTCGGGCCGCGATCACCGATGGGACGATCCCATCCGCCGCGATCGAGGCGCCAGTCGGCCCGGGGACTGCCAGGGCGCTCCGAGATGTCTTTCCAGATCGGCGTCCCGAGCAACGCGGGCGGCTCGTCGAGCGGGCCGTGCAAGCGGGCTTTTTCGAGCGCGAGCGGGTCGGTGGTGACCCGGCAGTCCGGCAAGTGTGTCGCTATCCCGAACGGTGGTTCGACCGACTCGTCGGCATCGAGAACAAGCCGGATCTCGACCGGCCTGGCGATCTCCAGGGCCAACTCCAGACCGACGTCTCGCTGGGTATCTTCGATGCGGTCGTGCTGGCGACGGCCTCCCACGTGACCGGTGCCCACCGAAACCGGATCCCCGAAGAAGTCGGCATCTGGCAGTTCGATCCCGAGTCGGGTGAGCGAGACGTCCTCAGGGATCCGACGTCGCTTGCTACCGACCGGACGGGCATCGAAATCCTCGATCGAATGCCGGGACAGACTGACATTCGAACAGTCTCACCAAGTGAGAAGGCACGGGCGCGTCGCCGACTTGCCGAGCGTGCATACGGGAAAGGGTGGCGCACGTTCGACTATCCGGGCTGTACACGGTGTGTCCCCGGTGATGGCCCGACCGAGACAGCCCCATACTGCGAATGGGCCGGTCGGATCGTCGACCCGGCGAGTGAGTGCGGGCCGGATTGTCGGGGATACGAGTCGGGCGAGTGTCCGCCTGTCGATCTGACGGCAAGACGGGCCAACGCCAGTCCGTGGCGGCCCGATCCAGAAGGGCGGACACGACGGCAGGCGGGGCTCGATCGCTACGAGTGA